The Amycolatopsis viridis genome window below encodes:
- a CDS encoding Clp protease N-terminal domain-containing protein, whose translation MFEKFTSDARAVVTGAQQDAIRLGSPRIDPLHLLAALLHLPDSTAGRLLAGFGVALGDVAAETARVRRRGGITEADAEALGEFGIDVDAILDRVGQAHGPDALTGGAGGRKRWRTPFTTESKKVLQVCLTEAISLGGKELGSEHILLALAATRGPAADVLARFDVDARRVRQALA comes from the coding sequence ATGTTCGAGAAGTTCACCTCGGATGCCCGCGCGGTGGTCACCGGGGCGCAGCAGGACGCGATCCGCCTCGGTTCGCCACGGATCGACCCGTTGCACCTGCTGGCGGCGTTGCTGCACCTGCCGGACAGCACGGCCGGGCGCCTGCTCGCCGGGTTCGGCGTGGCCCTCGGCGACGTAGCCGCCGAGACCGCGCGGGTGCGGCGCCGGGGCGGCATCACCGAAGCCGACGCCGAGGCGCTCGGCGAGTTCGGCATCGACGTGGACGCGATCCTGGACCGGGTCGGACAGGCGCACGGGCCGGACGCGCTCACCGGTGGCGCCGGAGGCCGGAAGCGATGGCGCACGCCGTTCACGACCGAGTCGAAGAAGGTCCTGCAGGTGTGCCTGACCGAGGCGATCTCCTTGGGCGGCAAGGAACTCGGGAGCGAACACATCCTGCTCGCGCTCGCCGCGACGCGCGGACCCGCCGCCGACGTGCTCGCCCGGTTCGATGTGGACGCGCGGCGGGTCCGGCAGGCGCTAGCGTGA
- a CDS encoding helix-turn-helix domain-containing protein, producing MTKATDLAARAGDRDPRVGLRAVAALRRLLEQLEAVQVRSARAQGWSWQDIAAELGVSRQAVHKKYGRQ from the coding sequence ATGACGAAGGCAACCGATCTGGCCGCCCGCGCCGGCGACCGCGACCCCCGGGTCGGCCTGCGCGCGGTGGCCGCGTTGCGGCGGCTGCTCGAACAGCTCGAAGCCGTCCAGGTGCGCAGCGCGCGGGCCCAGGGGTGGTCGTGGCAGGACATCGCGGCCGAACTCGGCGTGAGCAGGCAGGCAGTGCACAAGAAGTACGGGAGGCAGTGA
- a CDS encoding protein phosphatase 2C domain-containing protein: protein MIRTAQRPGVGLDGRPRPTEDRIVVLDHAVAVLDGATSADPDQPSGGWYAERLASRLARDLGTRDGGDLRDVLRTAITGVAREHGLRPGASPSSTVAMLRWNAERVDALVLADSPIVAFGQSVDVLADDRLVTLRRAGRLRTQQAVRALRNQPGGFWVAEADPDAAAHALVRSWPRAALDAVLLASDGVSCGVDDYGLFTWPETLRLARTRGVDAVLDTVRAAEDGDPDRIRWPRAKRHDDQALALVEFRRP, encoded by the coding sequence GTGATCCGGACGGCCCAGCGACCCGGCGTCGGTCTCGACGGCAGGCCACGCCCGACCGAGGACCGCATCGTGGTGCTCGATCACGCCGTAGCAGTGCTCGACGGCGCCACCTCGGCCGACCCGGACCAGCCCTCCGGCGGCTGGTACGCGGAGCGGCTGGCATCCCGGCTCGCCCGCGACCTCGGCACTCGCGATGGTGGCGACCTGCGTGACGTGCTGCGCACGGCGATCACCGGCGTCGCGCGCGAGCACGGCCTGCGCCCCGGCGCATCCCCGTCCAGCACGGTGGCGATGCTGCGCTGGAACGCCGAGCGGGTGGACGCACTGGTGCTCGCGGACAGTCCCATCGTCGCGTTTGGACAGAGTGTGGACGTGCTCGCCGACGATCGTCTGGTCACGCTCCGCCGCGCCGGCCGGCTGCGCACGCAGCAGGCCGTGCGGGCGCTGCGCAACCAGCCGGGCGGCTTCTGGGTGGCCGAGGCCGATCCGGACGCCGCCGCCCACGCCCTGGTCCGCAGCTGGCCCCGCGCCGCGCTGGACGCCGTGCTGCTCGCCAGCGACGGGGTGTCCTGCGGCGTCGACGACTACGGCCTGTTCACCTGGCCGGAAACCCTGCGGCTGGCGCGCACGCGGGGTGTGGACGCGGTGCTCGACACGGTCCGGGCCGCGGAGGACGGCGACCCGGACCGCATCCGCTGGCCGCGGGCCAAACGTCACGACGACCAGGCGCTGGCGCTGGTCGAGTTCCGGCGTCCCTAG
- a CDS encoding DUF998 domain-containing protein — translation MEISGGTKGDRARPWLLAANVAIGWGLLTVFVLHIVSARNPVWDTLSSYALVKGGIGLLGASMIAIAAGSIALLAALRAAGHRLGPATHVVFWTWSLGLVAAALFPASYPERFHPASGEIHEYACAAAFLSLAALGWTLPEPLRTHPAIVRLTLLTLGGVLLFGVSYLMPGVLPIGLTQRLALAADVGLLVTLARAVAVTAPAKPRERVPS, via the coding sequence ATGGAGATTTCCGGAGGTACCAAGGGCGACAGAGCCCGCCCCTGGCTGCTCGCGGCGAACGTCGCGATCGGCTGGGGACTGCTGACCGTCTTCGTCCTGCACATCGTCAGCGCCCGAAACCCGGTGTGGGACACGTTGTCCAGTTACGCACTCGTCAAGGGCGGGATCGGGCTGCTGGGCGCGAGCATGATCGCCATCGCCGCCGGATCGATCGCGCTGCTCGCCGCACTCCGGGCCGCCGGGCACCGGCTCGGCCCGGCCACGCACGTGGTGTTCTGGACGTGGTCACTCGGACTCGTCGCGGCCGCACTGTTCCCCGCGAGCTACCCCGAGCGGTTCCACCCGGCGAGCGGCGAGATCCACGAATACGCTTGCGCCGCAGCGTTCCTGAGCCTCGCCGCGCTCGGCTGGACGCTGCCCGAACCGCTGCGCACGCACCCCGCGATCGTGCGGCTCACCCTGCTGACGCTCGGCGGCGTGCTGCTGTTCGGGGTCAGCTACCTGATGCCCGGGGTGCTGCCGATCGGGCTGACCCAGCGCCTCGCGCTCGCCGCGGACGTCGGCCTGCTCGTCACGCTCGCCCGTGCGGTCGCCGTGACCGCGCCGGCAAAACCGCGGGAGCGGGTACCCAGCTGA
- a CDS encoding nitroreductase family deazaflavin-dependent oxidoreductase has translation MNRYLQPGKADGMFNAVVGVLTKLGLSVAGSRVLLVRGRKSGQIRSTPVNVLKVGGQRYLVAPRGQTQWVRNLRAAGEGQLRVGRRVETFRFAELTEAEKPPILRAYLKRWAWEVSRFFDGVDHKSPDEVLRGVAPGFPVFRITGTA, from the coding sequence ATGAACCGCTACCTCCAGCCGGGCAAGGCCGACGGGATGTTCAACGCCGTGGTGGGTGTGCTGACCAAACTGGGCCTGAGCGTGGCCGGCAGCCGGGTCCTGCTGGTGCGGGGCCGCAAGTCCGGGCAGATCCGGTCGACGCCGGTGAACGTGCTGAAGGTCGGCGGGCAGCGCTACCTCGTCGCGCCGCGCGGCCAGACGCAGTGGGTGCGCAACCTGCGCGCGGCGGGCGAAGGGCAGCTGCGGGTCGGGCGCCGGGTCGAGACGTTCCGGTTCGCCGAGCTGACCGAAGCGGAGAAGCCGCCGATCCTGCGGGCTTACCTGAAGCGGTGGGCGTGGGAGGTCAGCCGCTTCTTCGACGGCGTCGACCACAAGTCGCCGGACGAGGTGCTGCGGGGCGTCGCGCCCGGCTTCCCGGTCTTCCGCATCACCGGAACCGCCTGA
- a CDS encoding TetR/AcrR family transcriptional regulator, which produces MPAARTARERARAELTREIKDEARRQLGEVGPHGLSLRAVARELGMVSSALYRYFPSRDHLLTDLIIDAYNEIGEAAERADDPSAKPRERWMRVWTATRDWAKRNPHEYALIYGSPVPGYQAPQDTIAPAGRVAVALVRVMEEAELAPAMPGPPLSAELAGQAGRVRTAVGTSLTDDDLVRLITVWTQLFGAISFELFGQYARTADPADAYFAYTAGQMADFVGVR; this is translated from the coding sequence ATGCCTGCCGCCAGGACCGCCCGGGAACGCGCCCGCGCCGAACTGACCCGCGAGATCAAGGACGAAGCGCGCCGCCAGCTCGGCGAGGTCGGACCGCACGGGCTGTCCCTGCGCGCGGTCGCGCGCGAGCTGGGGATGGTCTCCTCGGCGCTCTACCGCTACTTCCCCAGCCGGGACCACCTGCTCACCGACCTGATCATCGACGCCTACAACGAGATCGGCGAGGCTGCCGAACGCGCCGACGACCCGTCCGCGAAACCCCGCGAACGGTGGATGCGCGTGTGGACCGCCACGCGGGACTGGGCGAAGCGGAACCCGCACGAGTACGCGCTGATCTACGGCTCCCCGGTGCCCGGCTACCAGGCACCCCAGGACACCATCGCACCCGCCGGGCGCGTCGCCGTCGCGCTGGTCCGTGTGATGGAGGAAGCCGAGCTCGCCCCCGCGATGCCCGGCCCGCCCCTGTCCGCCGAGCTGGCCGGGCAGGCCGGCCGGGTCCGGACGGCCGTCGGCACCTCGCTCACGGACGACGACCTCGTCCGGCTCATCACCGTCTGGACGCAGCTGTTCGGCGCGATCAGCTTCGAGCTGTTCGGCCAGTACGCCCGCACGGCGGACCCCGCGGACGCCTATTTCGCCTACACCGCAGGGCAGATGGCCGATTTCGTCGGAGTCCGGTGA